In Ctenopharyngodon idella isolate HZGC_01 chromosome 2, HZGC01, whole genome shotgun sequence, the following are encoded in one genomic region:
- the LOC127495306 gene encoding uncharacterized protein LOC127495306 has protein sequence MEEIDKEHLTQTSPYIVQMTTPTKITTNQNSLHKTTLPTATNKNTVAATTSVQLPSMRGSEEKEISVEKMERESEEDKETEKESDLIVNPPNNSQESSAEYGKLSTTKPTIQTQANTKPSLSKEDERHNIESKEDLQSDEEDESINNQTTTITPRVSKVSPYMWIIPAQFPKPPIHSASPRPTAHPAAKPTRNIKTTSTAPHKPVSIRTTTLGHTAVETVPHPQKPPRPALDQLPSLTTTAQPESAEEEEQEKEEEKEQSDSSQESEKIESHQVRRRAAPFFSWSLLEVAGLSDLQQQEDSEECSMSFPQYSASGQVLRDMSALGEMLHCLTGRCPHEYQHYGCYCGQQGTGNPVDQLDRCCFLQQCCLEQLSVLGCRKNRKLNAQISCHKGKPRCSGASVCDRLQCVCDRSTAECMAASHFNHSVTSSCSGPRPPCLRKPHSSTQSASQDSSEESNERTPPRPQLNTQNQSNMHVQPYTPKNPTHSKPQQGIKEEEEEEEEEEPGQEKEEEEEEKEQEEEEEEELEQ, from the exons ATGGAGGAAATAGACAAAGAACATTTAACGCAAACCAGTCCTTATATAGTTCAGATGACCACACCCACTAAAATAACAACCAATCAAAACTCACTTCACAAAACAACCCTGCCAACAGCTACCAATAAAAACACAGTAGCTGCAACCACTTCTGTGCAACTTCCATCTATGAGAGGAAGCGAGGAGAAAGAGATATCGGTTGAaaaaatggagagagagagtgaggaagataaagagacagagaaagagagtgatttAATAGTAAACCCACCAAACAACAGTCAGGAAAGCAGCGCAGAATATGGCAAGTTAAGCACAACCAAACCGACAATTCAAACACAAGCCAACACGAAGCCATCTCTATCTAAAGAGGACGAAAGGCACAATATAGAAAGCAAGGAAGATCTACAAAGTGATGAAGAGGATGAATCAATCAATAACCAAACCACCACAATAACTCCCAGGGTCAGCAAGGTCAGTCCGTACATGTGGATCATTCCAGCACAGTTCCCTAAACCTCccatacacagtgcatcaccaAGACCAACAGCTCACCCAGCTGCAAAACCAACTAGGAACATCAAGACCACATCTACGGCTCCCCACAAGCCTGTCAGCATACGGACCACAACATTAGGCCACACTGCTGTTGAAACAGTCCCTCATCCCCAGAAACCTCCCCGTCCCGCCCTGGATCAGTTACCATCATTGACCACTACTGCTCAGCCGGAGTCTGCTGAGGAAGAGGAGCAggagaaagaggaagaaaaagagCAGTCTGACAGCTCACAGGAATCAGAGAAAATCG AGTCTCACCAGGTCCGGAGACGGGCGGCGCCGTTTTTTTCCTGGTCTCTACTGGAGGTTGCTGGACTGTCAGACCTGCAGCAGCAAGAAGACTCTGAAG agTGTAGCATGTCTTTCCCCCAGTACAGTGCATCTGGACAGGTGTTGAGGGACATGTCTGCTTTGGGAGAAATGCTGCACTGTCTGACAGGACGATGTCCTCATGAGTATCAACACTATGGCTGCTACTGTGGACAGCAGGGGACGGGCAACCCAGTAGACCAACTGGACCG GTGCTGTTTTCTGCAGCAGTGCTGTTTGGAGCAGCTCAGTGTGCTGGGCTgcagaaaaaacagaaaactcaaCGCTCAAATCAGCTGCCACAAAGGAAAACCTCGAT GTTCAGGTGCGAGTGTGTGTGACCGGCTGCAGTGCGTCTGCGATCGCTCGACTGCTGAGTGTATGGCGGCTTCACACTTCAACCATTCAGTCACCTCCTCATGTTCCGGGCCCCGCCCACCGTGCCTCCGTAAACCTCATTCTTCAACACAATCAGCCAGTCAGGACTCCAGTGAGGAGAGCAATGAAAGGACCCCACCACGGCCTCAACTGAACACACAAAACCAATCAAACATGCACGTTCAGCCATATACACCCAAGAACCCCACACACAGCAAACCACAACAGGGCAtcaaagaggaggaggaagaggaagaagaggaggagccaGGACAGGaaaaagaagaggaggaggaagaaaaagaacaagaagaggaagaagaagaagaattggaGCAGTAG